The Lycium barbarum isolate Lr01 chromosome 10, ASM1917538v2, whole genome shotgun sequence genome includes a region encoding these proteins:
- the LOC132613878 gene encoding inositol-3-phosphate synthase: MFIENFKVESPNVKYTESEIHSVYDYQTTELVHEEKNGTYQWTVKPKTVKYEFKTDVHVPKLGVMLVGWGGNNGSTLTGGVIANREGISWATKDKVQQANYFGSLTQASTIRVGSFNGEEIYAPFKSLLPMVNPDDVVFGGWDISKMNLADAMARAKVFDIDLQKQLRPYMESMVPLPGIYDPDFIAANQGSRADNVIKGTKKEQVDQIIKDIREFKEKNNVDKVVVLWTANTERYSNVVVGLNDTMENLFASVDKNEAEVSPSTLYAIACILENVPFINGSPQNTFVPGLIDLAIKRNTLIGGDDFKSGQTKMKSVLVDFLVGAGIKPTSIVSYNHLGNNDGMNLSAPQTFRSKEISKSNVVDDMVSSNAILYEPGEHPDHVVVIKYVPYVGDSKRAMDEYTSEIFMGGKSTIVLHNTCEDSLLAAPIILDLVLLAELSTRIQLKAEGEGKFHCFHPVATILSYLTKAPLVPPGTPVVNALSKQRAMLENILRACVGLAPENNMILEYK; encoded by the exons ATGTTTATTGAGAACTTTAAGGTTGAGAGCCCAAATGTTAAGTACACAGAAAGTGAGATTCATTCTGTGTATGATTATCAGACAACTGAGTTGGTTCATGAAGAAAAAAATGGGACATATCAATGGACTGTCAAGCCTAAAACTGTCAAATATGAATTCAAGACTGATGTTCATGTTCCCAAATTAGg GGTTATGCTTGTTGGATGGGGTGGAAACAATGGTTCAACCTTGACTGGTGGAGTTATTGCTAACAGAGA AGGAATTTCATGGGCCACTAAGGATAAGGTGCAACAAGCCAATTATTTTGGGTCTCTTACACAGGCGTCTACTATTAGAGTTGGATCCTTCAATGGAGAAGAGATCTATGCTCCCTTTAAGAGCCTCCTACCCATG GTCAACCCAGATGACGTGGTGTTTGGAGGATGGGACATCAGCAAAATGAATTTGGCAGATGCCATGGCAAGGGCTAAGGTATTTGACATTGATCTGCAAAAGCAGTTGAGGCCCTACATGGAATCCATGGTCCCACTCCCTGGTATATATGACCCTGATTTCATTGCTGCTAACCAAGGGTCACGTGCCGATAACGTGATCAAAGGAACCAAGAAAGAACAAGTTGATCAAATCATTAAGGATATTAG GGAGTTTAAGGAGAAGAACAATGTGGACAAGGTGGTGGTCCTATGGACTGCCAACACTGAAAGATACAGCAATGTGGTTGTTGGCCTTAATGACACTATGGAAAACCTCTTTGCTTCTGTGGATAAAAATGAAGCTGAAGTATCTCCTTCCACCTTGTATGCTATTGCctgtattcttgaaaatgtccCCTTCATCAATGGAAGCCCACAAAACACTTTTGTCCCTG GCCTCATTGATTTGGCCATCAAGAGGAACACTTTGATTGGTGGTGATGACTTTAAGAGTGGTCAAACCAAGATGAAGTCAGTGCTAGTTGATTTCCTTGTTGGAGCTGGTATTAAG CCAACATCAATTGTGAGCTACAACCATTTGGGTAACAATGATGGAATGAATCTGTCTGCCCCTCAAACTTTCCGCTCAAAGGAGATTTCAAAAAGCAATGTTGTTGATGACATGGTTTCTAGCAATGCCATCCTTTATGAGCCTGGAGAGCACCCTGACCATGTTGTTGTGATTAAG TATGTGCCATATGTTGGAGACAGCAAGAGGGCAATGGATGAGTACACATCAGAGATTTTCATGGGTGGAAAGAGCACCATTGTTTTGCACAATACCTGTGAGGACTCTCTTTTGGCTGCTCCAATTATCTTGGATTTGGTCCTCCTTGCTGAACTCAGTACCCGCATTCAGCTCAAAGCTGAAGGAGAG GGTAAATTTCACTGCTTCCACCCTGTGGCTACCATCCTCAGCTATCTTACCAAGGCTCCTCTG GTACCACCAGGTACACCAGTGGTGAATGCCCTTTCAAAGCAGAGGGCGATGCTCGAGAACATATTGAGGGCTTGTGTTGGACTCGCACCAGAGAACAACATGATCTTGGAATACAAATGA